Below is a genomic region from Miniphocaeibacter halophilus.
TTATAGCGAAGGTACTATTCCACTACAAACTTTAAGAGCGGATATAGATTATGGTTTTGCTGAAGCAGATACAACTTATGGAAAACTTGGCGTTAAAGTATGGTTGTATAAAGGAGAAATTCTTCCAGGAATGAAAGAAGCGGAATTACCAGAAATTAAGGGAAGAAGAAGAAATAACAAGAAATTTAACAGAAACAGTAATGCGAAGAGAAACAAGCAACAAACTCAAGCAGCAAGTAAATAATTCGCTAGGAGGGAGGAATAATCTATGTTAATGCCTAAGAGAGTTAAATACCGTAAGGTTCATAGAGGTAGAATGACAGGTAAGGCACACAAGGGTAATACTATTACTTATGGAGAATATGCTTTACAAGCTTTAGAACCTTGTTGGATGACTTCAAATCAAATAGAAGCCGCAAGACGTGCGATGACTAGATATATAAAAAGAGGCGGTAATATTTGGATAAAAGTATTTCCAGATAAGCCTGTAACAGAAAAACCAGCTGAGGTACGTATGGGTTCCGGTAAAGGATCACCAGAATATTGGGTAGCTGTGGTAAAACCAGGTAGAATATTATTTGAAATGTCTGGTGTAACAGAAGATATAGCAAGAGAAGCAATGAGACTTGCAGCACATAAATTACCTATTAAAACAAAATTCGTAGCTCGTGATAATATAGATAAGGACGGTGAAGCTAATGAAAACTAAAGAAATTCGACAAATGTCAGATGCTGAATTACAAAATTCATTAAAAGATTTAAAAGTTGAACTTTTCAACCTACGTTTTCAATTGGCTACTGGTCAGTTAGATAATCCTATGAGAATTGGTGGGGTTAGAAAAGATATTGCCAGAATTAAGACAATCGTAAGAGAACGAGAACTGAATATAGGGAAGGAGGCATAATCCATTATGGAAAGAAATAAAAGAAGTACTATTACTGGTACTGTTGTATCAGATAAAATGGATAAAACAATAGTTGTAGCTGTTAATACATTTGTTGCTCATCCACTATATAAGAAACAAATTAAAAAGACTACAAAATTTAAAGCTCATGACGAAAATAACGAATGTAACACTGGGGATAAAGTATTAATAATGGAAACAAAACCTCTTTCAAGAGAAAAAAGATGGAGATTAGTTGAAATCCTCGAAAGAGCAAAATAGATCTTATTACTAGAAAGGAGAGACTAAATGATTCAAGTAGAAAGTCGTTTAAAAGTCGCAGACAATTCAGGGGCTAAAGAACTACTAGTTATAAGAGTTTTAGGGGGTACAAATAAAAAGTACGCTAAAATCGGGGATACAGTAGTTTGTTCTGTAAAAGTTGCTACGCCTGGTGGAGTTGTTAAGAAAGGCGAAATTGTTAAAGCCGTAATAGTTAGAACTAAAAAAGGTGTTAGAAGATCGGACGGAAGTTACATCAAATTTGATGATAATGCAGCCGTTATAATAAAAGATGATAAAAATCCAGTGGGAACTAGAATTTTCGGAACAGTTACTAGAGAATTAAGATCTGGCAACTTTATGAAAATTATTTCATTGGCACCTGAAGTATTATAGTTGGAGGTGTATATTAAATGAAAATTAAAAAAGATGATACGGTAATAGTTGTTGCTGGTAAAGATAAAGGAAAACAAGGTAAGGTATTAAGAACTCTACCTAAGTTAAACAAGGTTATCGTTGAAGGTGTAAATATACAAACTAAACACGAAAAACCAAGAGGACCAGAACAACCTGGTGGAATACAAAAGTCAGAAGGACCTATAGATGCATCTAATGTTATGTACTACGATTCTAAAGCTGGAAAAGGCAGTAGAATTGGCTATAAGATAGAAAATGGTACAAAAGTTAGAATAAGTAAAGCTAGTGGTCAAGAAATTAAATAGTTAAGAGGGGGTATTTGAGTGACTTCCAGATTATTAGAAAAATATAGAAATGAAGTTATTCCTGCATTAACAGAAAGCTTTGGTTATAAAAATGTAATGGAAGTTCCTAAGTTAAACAAAATAGTGCTTAACGTAGGTTTAGGTTCTTCTAAAGACAATCCAAAGGCTGTAGAAAGTGCAGTTAAAGAAATAGAAACTATTACTGGACAAAGACCAGTAGTTACAAAAGCAAAGAAATCAATAGCTAACTTTAAACTAAGAGACGGTATGAGTATCGGAGTTAAAGTTACTTTAAGAGGACAAAAAATGTATGATTTCTTAGATAAATTAGTAAGTATTTCATTACCTAGAGTTAGAGACTTTAGAGGTGTTTCAACATCATCTTTCGATGGTAGAGGAAACTACTCATTAGGTATAAGAGAGCAATTGATATTTCCAGAAATTGAATACGATATGGTAGATCAAATTAGAGGAATGGATATTGTTATAGTGACTACTGCTGAAACAGATGAAGAATCTAAGAAATTTTTAGAGCTAATGGGAATGCCATTCAAGAAGTAGTATAAGGAGGAATAATTAGTGGCAAAAAAATCAATGATTGCAAAACAACAAAGACCTGCAAAATTTAGTACACAAGCTTATAATAGATGTAAAATTTGCGGTAGACCTCATGCTTACTTAAGAAAATACGGAATTTGTCGTATATGCTTTAGAGAATTGGCTTATAGAGGCGAAATCCCAGGCGTTAGAAAAGCAAGCTGGTAAAATAAGAGAGGAGGAAGCTTTTATGATGACTGATCCTATAGCGGATATGCTAACAAGAATAAGAAATGCTAACAATGCAAAGCATAAGTCAGTAGAAATTCCATCATCAAAAATGAAAAGAGACGTTGCTCAAATATTACTTGATGAAGGTTTTATAGATGGATTTAATGTAACAGAAGATGACAAACAAGGCATTATAACTTTAGATTTAAAATATGGTCCAAGGGAAGAAAGAGTTATTTCAGGTATTAAGAGAATTTCTAAACCAGGACTAAGAGTATATGTTAGATCCAATGAGTTACCTAAAGTTCTAGGAGGACTAGGTATTGCGGTAATCTCTACATCTAAAGGTGTTGTAACTGATAAGGTTGCAAGAAAAGAAGGTATAGGTGGAGAGGTTATTTGTTACGTTTGGTAATAAATAATTAATTAATTAGGAGGTAACCATGTCAAGAATTGGATTAAAACCAATAGAAATTCCTGCTGGTGTTGAAGTTAAAGTTAACGATGGCAACCTTGTACATGTTAAAGGACCAAAAGGCGAATTAACTCAACAAATAGATCAGGGTATGACTATTAATATAGATAATAATACAGTTGTTGTTTCCCGTCCTTCTGACAGTAAAAAGAACAAGTCTTTACACGGATTATCAAGATCCTTACTAGAAAATATGATAGTAGGTGTAACTGATGGTTATAAAAAGACTTTAGTTATTGAAGGAACAGGATATAGAGCAGCAAAAGCTGGTAAAAAACTTACTTTAAATTTAGGATATTCTCATCCTATTGAAGTAGAAGATCCAGAAGGAATAGAAATAGAAGTTCCTGATGCTCACACTATAGTAATAACTGGAATTGATAAACAAAAAGTTGGAAACTTTGCAGCTAATATAAGAGATTACAGAAAACCTGAACCTTATAAAGGAAAAGGTGTACGTTATGAAAATGAATATATTAGACGTAAAGTTGGTAAAACTGGTAAATAGGAAGGAGTAGTAAATGTTAAAGCAAATTAATAAAGAAGCAAACAGAAAAGCAAGACATGCTAGAGTTAGAAAGAAACTTTCTGGTACTCCTCAAAAACCAAGACTAAATGTATATAAGAGTAATGCTAATATATATGCACAAATTATTGATGATATAGCTGGAACAACATTAGTATCTGCATCTACATTAGACAAGGATATTAAAAGTGGTTTAAGTAATTCTTCAAATAAAGAAGCTGCTAAAATGGTAGGCGACGTTATTGGGAAAAGAGCTTTAGAAAAAGGTATTGAAGAAGTAGTTTTTGACAGATCAGGCTATAAATACCATGGAAAAGTTAAAGAGTTAGCTGAAGCTGCTAGAAACGCTGGACTGAAATTTTAGGGGCGAGGAGGTAAAATATTGGAACTTTTAACTAAAAATGTAGAAGGTATGGAATTAGAAGAAAGAGTTGTAGCTATTAACCGTGTAACTAAAGTAGTAAAAGGTGGTAGAAACTTTAGATTTAGTGCTATAGTTGTAGTTGGAGATAAAAACGGTCTTGTAGGAATTGGTTCAGGAAAAGCACAAGAAGTTCCTGAAGCTATTAGAAAAGGTGTACAAGATGCTAAGAAGCATATGATCAAGGTTCCTTTAGTAGGAACAACTATACCTCATGAAATTATAGGAGTTTTTGGAGCTGGAAAAGTATTCTTAAAACCGGCTTATGAAGGAACAGGGGTAATTGCAGGAGGTCCTGTGCGTGACGTTTGCGAACTTGCAGGAATTAAAGATATACGTTCAAAATCCCTTGGTACATCAAACCCAAGAAATATTGTTAATGCTACAATGGAAGGACTTAAAAATCTTAAAAAAGCAGAAGATGTTGCTAAATTAAGAGGAAAGTCTGTTCAAGAAATATTAGGGTAAGGAGGCTTAACATATGAGTAAGCTTAAAGTAACTCTTAAAAAGAGCAGAATTGGTAGAATAGAGAAACATATTAAGAATGTTGATGCACTTGGATTAAAGAAAATTGGAGATGTTGTAGAAATAGAAGATACACCTGCAAACAGAGGTAAAATTAATCAAGTAGCATTTATGTTAGATGTAGAAGAAGTTAAATAATAAGGAGGTGTATCATGAAATTACATGACTTAAAACCTGCAACAGGCGGTGGAGTTAAAGCTAAGAAAAGAGTTGGTAGAGGTTATGGTTCAGGACTTGGACATACTTCTGGAAGAGGACATGATGGACAAAACTCAAGATCAGGCGGTGGAGTAAGACCTGGATTTGAAGGGGGCCAAATGCCTTTATTCAGAAGATTACCTAAAAGAGGATTTACCAATATTTTTGCTAAAGAATATGCTGAAGTTAATGTAGCTACTTTAAATAAATTTGAAGATGGTACAGTTGTAACTCCTGAGCTTTTATTAGAAAAAGGTATTATAAAAAAATCCAAGGCTAAGGATGGTGTAAAAATTCTTGGCAATGGTGAAATAGAAAAGAATTTAACAGTTAAAGCACAAAAATTTACAAAAACTGCTGAAGAAAAAATAGCCAAGGCTGGAGGAAAGGCTGAGGTGATTTAGATGATTCAAACATTGAAAAATGCTTGGAAAGTTGAAGATGTAAGAAAAAGACTAATATTTACATTTCTAATGTTAGTTATATATAGATTGGGAAATGTAATTCCCGTTCCATTTATAGACTCATCTGTAGTGGAAGCAGTTATGACAGGACAAGACAACTACTTACTACAAATGCTTAATACATTTGCAGGCGGTAGTTTACAGAGTATGAGTATATTTGCTCTTAGTATTTATCCATATATTACAGCATCAATAGTTATGCAACTTCTTACTATTGCTATTCCTAGATTAGAGGAAATGGCAAGAGATGGTGAAGAAGGAAAAAGAAAAATGGGTAAATATACTAAAGTTATTGGTGTTGTTTTAGCCTTAGTTCAAGCTTATGCTATAGTAATGGTATTGTTTGGACAAGCAGTAGCAACTGGTAACTTTTTATCGAAGGCAATTATGTTGTTGACCTTAGTTGCCGGTACAATGTTCTTGGTTTGGTTAGGTGAAATGATTACTGAAAAGGGAGTAGGTAATGGTATATCCATTATAATTTTCTTTGGTATTATTTCAGGTGTTCCAAATCAAATTAAACAGATGTTTGCAGGTTTTTCATATGGACAATTTGCTTGGTGGGCAGTTGCTATACTAGCATTGATTTCTGTAGTTATTCTTGTAATAGTTATTGAAATTAACCAAGGAGAAAGAAGAATACCTGTTCAATATGCTAAAAGAGTAGTAGGAAGAAAGATGTATGGTGGACAATCTACACATATTCCTGTAAAGGTTAATATGTCTGGAGTTATGCCAGTAATTTTTTCCAATGCTATACTTCAATTACCACAACTTATAATATCTCTTTTTGGTGGTAGTACACCAAAATGGATGGAGTATTTATTTGGAATGAACACTATAAGTGGTTTAATTATATATTGTCTTGTAAACTTGTTTTTAATTATCGTTTTTGCATATTTTTATAGTGCAGTACAATTTAATACTGTTGAATATGCTAAAAACTTACAACAATACGGAGGTTTTATACCAGGAATAAGACCTGGAAAACCAACAGGAGAATACTTACAAAGAATATCCAGTAAAATAACATTAATTGGTGCAGTGATTTTAGCTATAATAGCTACAGCTCCATTTTTAGTAAACTACTTCTTAAAGTTAAATATGTTATTTGCAGGTACTTCATTGATTATTGTTGTAGGGGTTATATTAGAGACTATTAAACAAATAGAATCTATGTTAACAATGAGACATTATAAAGGTTTCTTAAATAAATAGGAGTTATAAATGAGATTAGTACTACTAGGTCCTCCAGGAGCAGGTAAAGGAACTCAAGCAGCTAAGTTAGTTGAAGAATATAAGATAGTTCATATATCTACTGGGGATATTTTTAGAAAAAACATAAAGGAACAAACTGAATTAGGTAAACAAGTAAAGGATTATTTAGACAAGGGATTATTAGTTCCAGATGAACTAACTGTTGACCTAGTTTGGGATAGATTAGATCAAGACGATTGTAAAAATGGATTTCTATTAGATGGTTTTCCAAGAACCATAGAACAAGCCAATAAATTGCAAAAAGGATTAGAAGAAAGAAACATAAAGTTAGACAAGGTTATTAATATAGCTGTTGACAAAGAAATTTTAGTTAAACGTCTAGCTGGAAGAAGGGTATGTACTAACTGTGGAGCAACTTATCATATAGACAGCAAACCTACAAAGGTTGAAGGAATATGTGACTTGTGTAATAGTAATTCAGTAATTCAACGAGAAGATGATAAGGAAGAAACAGTGCTTAATAGAATTGAAGTTTATGAGAATCAAACAGCACCCTTAATTGGATACTATGAAGATTTGAATTTACTTTTCAATGTTGATGGTACTCTTCCTGTAGATGAGGTTTTTGAAATCATAAAAAATCATCTAGACAATATGTAGTTCTTCCGGGAGAAAATTATGGACCAATACAAAGAGTTAGTAATAGGTCAGGTGGTTAGATCCATAAAAGGTCGAGACAAAGGACGAATTCAATTGGTTTTGGACCTTTTGGATGAATCCCATGTATTGGTAGTTGATGGCAAAAGAAGAAAATTAGAAAATCCAAAGAAGAAGAAAATTAAGCATTTGCAAAAAACTAATACGGTACTTACTATAAATAAGGATATTAATGATTGTAAGATACGAAAAATGCTTAAGGCTTTTGAGAACAAAGAGGAGGTTCATTAACTAATGTCCAAGAAGGATATAATAGAAGTAGAAGGTGTAGTTACAGAAGCTTTACCTAATACCATATTTAAAGTTCGACTAGAAAATGGTCATGAAATAACAGCTCATATCTCTGGAAAGTTAAGGATGAATTACATTAGAATTCTTCCAGGTGATAAGGTAATTGTGGAACTATCACCTTACGATTTGACTAAAGGAAGAATAACTTGGCGTAACAAGTAATTAGGAGGTTAACATGAAAGTAAGATCATCAGTTAAAAGAATGTGTGAAAAATGCAAGATCATTAAAAGAAAAGGCAAAGTAATGGTTATTTGCGACAATCCTAAACATAAACAAAAACAAGGTTAAGGAGGTACAATTAAGAGTGGCTAGAATTGCTGGGGTAGATTTACCTAGAGAAAAAAGAATTGAAATAGGTTTAACTGCAATTTACGGTGTAGGTAGACAACTTTCAAATGAAATTCTTAATGCTGCAGGTGTTAGTGCTGATACTAAAGTAAAGGACTTAACAGAAACAGAATTAGCGGCAATAAGAAATGAATTAGATAAATATACAATAGAAGGTGACCTTCGTAGAGAGGTTGCTATGAATATAAAAAGATTAAAAGAAATTAATTGTTATAGAGGAATTAGACATAAAAGAGGACTTCCTGTAAGAGGACAAAACACAAAGAACAATGCAAGAACTCGTAAGGGTCCTAAAAAATTAGCTCAAAAGAATAAGTAGATAGGAGGCGAATTAATTGGCAACTAAGAAACAACAAACACGTGTAAGAAGAAGAGAAAGAAAAAATATAGAAAAGGGCCAAGCTCATATAGTATCTTCATTTAATAACACAATGGTTACTTTAAGTGATTTACAAGGAAATGTAATATCTTGGGCATCAGCAGGTCAATTAGGTTTCCGTGGTTCAAGAAAATCTACTCCTTTTGCAGCACAAGAAGCAGCACAAGAAGCAGCTAAAAAAGCTATGGAACATGGTTTAAAAGTTGTAGAAGTTTATGTTAAAGGACCAGGTTCAGGAAGAGAAGCTGCAATTAGATCTTTACAAGCTTCAGGACTTGAAATTAGTTTAATTAAGGATATGACTCCTGTTCCACATAACGGTTGTAGACCACCTAAGAGAAGAAGAGTTTAATATAAAAGTTAAACAGGTATATAATTTGAGGTATGTAAAGAATTGCCTTACAGTATTTACCCTCAATTAAACAATAGACTTCAATAGGAGGGTTATTGTCTATGACAGAAAACTTAAATGCAAAAATTGAAATAGTAGATATAAATGAAGAAAATAATTACGGGAAATTTGTTGTTACTCCTTTAGACAGAGGATTTGGAATTACTTTAGGTAATAGTCTTAGAAGAGTACTGTTGTCATCATTACCAGGTGCTGCAGTTTCTAAAATTCATATTGAAGATGTATTACATGAGTTTACAACTGTTAAAGGTGTAATGGAAGATGTATCTGAAATTATTTTAAATATAAAAGGAATTGCTATTAAAAACCATTCAGCAGAACCTGTAAAGTTAAATATAGATATAAAAGGACCGCATATTTTCACTGCTAAGGATATAGAAATAGATACAAATATAGAAGTTGCTAATCCTGATCATTATATAGCATCCTTAAATGAAGATGCTCATATAAAAATGACTATGGAAATAGAAAATGGTAAAGGATATAGAGTTTCTGACTTAAATAAATCAGAAGAAGATGCTATAGGAGTTATAGCAATTGATTCTTCATTTACACCTGTAACAAAAGTTAAC
It encodes:
- the rplP gene encoding 50S ribosomal protein L16; this encodes MLMPKRVKYRKVHRGRMTGKAHKGNTITYGEYALQALEPCWMTSNQIEAARRAMTRYIKRGGNIWIKVFPDKPVTEKPAEVRMGSGKGSPEYWVAVVKPGRILFEMSGVTEDIAREAMRLAAHKLPIKTKFVARDNIDKDGEANEN
- the rpmC gene encoding 50S ribosomal protein L29, with the protein product MKTKEIRQMSDAELQNSLKDLKVELFNLRFQLATGQLDNPMRIGGVRKDIARIKTIVRERELNIGKEA
- the rpsQ gene encoding 30S ribosomal protein S17, encoding MERNKRSTITGTVVSDKMDKTIVVAVNTFVAHPLYKKQIKKTTKFKAHDENNECNTGDKVLIMETKPLSREKRWRLVEILERAK
- the rplN gene encoding 50S ribosomal protein L14; translation: MIQVESRLKVADNSGAKELLVIRVLGGTNKKYAKIGDTVVCSVKVATPGGVVKKGEIVKAVIVRTKKGVRRSDGSYIKFDDNAAVIIKDDKNPVGTRIFGTVTRELRSGNFMKIISLAPEVL
- the rplX gene encoding 50S ribosomal protein L24, translating into MKIKKDDTVIVVAGKDKGKQGKVLRTLPKLNKVIVEGVNIQTKHEKPRGPEQPGGIQKSEGPIDASNVMYYDSKAGKGSRIGYKIENGTKVRISKASGQEIK
- the rplE gene encoding 50S ribosomal protein L5 translates to MTSRLLEKYRNEVIPALTESFGYKNVMEVPKLNKIVLNVGLGSSKDNPKAVESAVKEIETITGQRPVVTKAKKSIANFKLRDGMSIGVKVTLRGQKMYDFLDKLVSISLPRVRDFRGVSTSSFDGRGNYSLGIREQLIFPEIEYDMVDQIRGMDIVIVTTAETDEESKKFLELMGMPFKK
- a CDS encoding type Z 30S ribosomal protein S14, which translates into the protein MAKKSMIAKQQRPAKFSTQAYNRCKICGRPHAYLRKYGICRICFRELAYRGEIPGVRKASW
- the rpsH gene encoding 30S ribosomal protein S8; protein product: MMTDPIADMLTRIRNANNAKHKSVEIPSSKMKRDVAQILLDEGFIDGFNVTEDDKQGIITLDLKYGPREERVISGIKRISKPGLRVYVRSNELPKVLGGLGIAVISTSKGVVTDKVARKEGIGGEVICYVW
- the rplF gene encoding 50S ribosomal protein L6 yields the protein MSRIGLKPIEIPAGVEVKVNDGNLVHVKGPKGELTQQIDQGMTINIDNNTVVVSRPSDSKKNKSLHGLSRSLLENMIVGVTDGYKKTLVIEGTGYRAAKAGKKLTLNLGYSHPIEVEDPEGIEIEVPDAHTIVITGIDKQKVGNFAANIRDYRKPEPYKGKGVRYENEYIRRKVGKTGK
- the rplR gene encoding 50S ribosomal protein L18; translated protein: MLKQINKEANRKARHARVRKKLSGTPQKPRLNVYKSNANIYAQIIDDIAGTTLVSASTLDKDIKSGLSNSSNKEAAKMVGDVIGKRALEKGIEEVVFDRSGYKYHGKVKELAEAARNAGLKF
- the rpsE gene encoding 30S ribosomal protein S5, coding for MELEERVVAINRVTKVVKGGRNFRFSAIVVVGDKNGLVGIGSGKAQEVPEAIRKGVQDAKKHMIKVPLVGTTIPHEIIGVFGAGKVFLKPAYEGTGVIAGGPVRDVCELAGIKDIRSKSLGTSNPRNIVNATMEGLKNLKKAEDVAKLRGKSVQEILG
- the rpmD gene encoding 50S ribosomal protein L30 → MSKLKVTLKKSRIGRIEKHIKNVDALGLKKIGDVVEIEDTPANRGKINQVAFMLDVEEVK
- the rplO gene encoding 50S ribosomal protein L15: MKLHDLKPATGGGVKAKKRVGRGYGSGLGHTSGRGHDGQNSRSGGGVRPGFEGGQMPLFRRLPKRGFTNIFAKEYAEVNVATLNKFEDGTVVTPELLLEKGIIKKSKAKDGVKILGNGEIEKNLTVKAQKFTKTAEEKIAKAGGKAEVI
- the secY gene encoding preprotein translocase subunit SecY, with protein sequence MIQTLKNAWKVEDVRKRLIFTFLMLVIYRLGNVIPVPFIDSSVVEAVMTGQDNYLLQMLNTFAGGSLQSMSIFALSIYPYITASIVMQLLTIAIPRLEEMARDGEEGKRKMGKYTKVIGVVLALVQAYAIVMVLFGQAVATGNFLSKAIMLLTLVAGTMFLVWLGEMITEKGVGNGISIIIFFGIISGVPNQIKQMFAGFSYGQFAWWAVAILALISVVILVIVIEINQGERRIPVQYAKRVVGRKMYGGQSTHIPVKVNMSGVMPVIFSNAILQLPQLIISLFGGSTPKWMEYLFGMNTISGLIIYCLVNLFLIIVFAYFYSAVQFNTVEYAKNLQQYGGFIPGIRPGKPTGEYLQRISSKITLIGAVILAIIATAPFLVNYFLKLNMLFAGTSLIIVVGVILETIKQIESMLTMRHYKGFLNK
- a CDS encoding adenylate kinase, with amino-acid sequence MRLVLLGPPGAGKGTQAAKLVEEYKIVHISTGDIFRKNIKEQTELGKQVKDYLDKGLLVPDELTVDLVWDRLDQDDCKNGFLLDGFPRTIEQANKLQKGLEERNIKLDKVINIAVDKEILVKRLAGRRVCTNCGATYHIDSKPTKVEGICDLCNSNSVIQREDDKEETVLNRIEVYENQTAPLIGYYEDLNLLFNVDGTLPVDEVFEIIKNHLDNM
- a CDS encoding KOW domain-containing RNA-binding protein, which translates into the protein MDQYKELVIGQVVRSIKGRDKGRIQLVLDLLDESHVLVVDGKRRKLENPKKKKIKHLQKTNTVLTINKDINDCKIRKMLKAFENKEEVH
- the infA gene encoding translation initiation factor IF-1 — its product is MSKKDIIEVEGVVTEALPNTIFKVRLENGHEITAHISGKLRMNYIRILPGDKVIVELSPYDLTKGRITWRNK
- the rpmJ gene encoding 50S ribosomal protein L36 produces the protein MKVRSSVKRMCEKCKIIKRKGKVMVICDNPKHKQKQG
- the rpsM gene encoding 30S ribosomal protein S13, whose protein sequence is MARIAGVDLPREKRIEIGLTAIYGVGRQLSNEILNAAGVSADTKVKDLTETELAAIRNELDKYTIEGDLRREVAMNIKRLKEINCYRGIRHKRGLPVRGQNTKNNARTRKGPKKLAQKNK
- the rpsK gene encoding 30S ribosomal protein S11 gives rise to the protein MATKKQQTRVRRRERKNIEKGQAHIVSSFNNTMVTLSDLQGNVISWASAGQLGFRGSRKSTPFAAQEAAQEAAKKAMEHGLKVVEVYVKGPGSGREAAIRSLQASGLEISLIKDMTPVPHNGCRPPKRRRV
- a CDS encoding DNA-directed RNA polymerase subunit alpha translates to MTENLNAKIEIVDINEENNYGKFVVTPLDRGFGITLGNSLRRVLLSSLPGAAVSKIHIEDVLHEFTTVKGVMEDVSEIILNIKGIAIKNHSAEPVKLNIDIKGPHIFTAKDIEIDTNIEVANPDHYIASLNEDAHIKMTMEIENGKGYRVSDLNKSEEDAIGVIAIDSSFTPVTKVNFEVIEQVSNKEKLELEVWTNGTINPQEAVSKGADILTNYLELFIELPNYSFQEEEEEVEDTVDKDELYSISIEELDLSLRSFNCLKRAGIDTVGDIVSKTTDEMCKIKNFGKKSLEEVENKIHGMGLLFANEEEA